The DNA sequence AGAACTGCTGGTCGCCCTGACCGGCACGCCGCTGCCCTGTCTCCAGGCCATCGACGAGGCGCACCGACGCCCGGACTGCCTCACCGGCGTCCGCGAACGCCTCGACCACGGGGACATCGCCGGTGCGCTGGCCGTCGTCGAAGGGCTGCTCGGTCCCGGGGCGGTGCTGCGCGACGGTCCTCTGCGGGACGAACTGGAGGCCGCCGCGCAACGGCGGATCACCTACGGGCTGTTCCGGGCCGACCTGCTCGGTCCCGGACCCGTCCGCCACCGCTCCGACCCCCGCCGTCCCGTCGACCCCCGTCCCCGGCGGGCCCGGCGCCCGCGCCGCACAGCCGCCCGCTGACCCCGGGGCCGCCGGGCGGCCGGGCGGTCCCCGAACCGTGACCGCCCCCGCCCGCCCCGTCCTCACCCATGCTCATTCGCCCTCGCACACCCTTCAGGTGATCACCCATGCTGATGAACACTCCGTCCGCCGTGCCATCGGAAGCCGCTCCCGGCGCCCAACTCGCCGTCGCCGAAGCGCTGATGAGTCTGCTCCGCGACACCACCACCGAGCCGCGCCCCGACGTCCAGCTGGAGGCGCTGACCCTGGCAGTCTCCGCCGACCTGCCCGTGCTGCTCTGGGGCGAGCCGGGCATCGGCAAGACCGCGGCCCTCACCCAGCTCGCCGCCTCCCTGGACCTGCCGCTCACCACGGTCATCGCCAGCGTGCACGAGCCGTCCGACTTCTCCGGGCTGCCCGTCGTCGGCGACGACCCCGCCGAACAGGGAGTGCCGATGGCCCCGCCGGACTGGGCCGTCCGCCTCGTACGGGCGGGGCGCGGGCTGCTGTTCCTCGACGAACTCTCCACCGCACCGCCCGCCGTGCAGGCCGCGCTCCTCCGTCTCGTACTGGAGCGGCGGATCGGAGCGCTGCGGCTTCCGCCCGGCGTACGGATCGTGGCCGCCGCCAACCCGCGCTCCTCGGCGGCCGACGGCTGGGAGCTGAGCCCGCCGCTCGCCAACCGTTTCGTCCACCTCCAGTGGACCCACGACCACGAGGTGGTCGTACGGGGACTCGCCGGCACCTGGCCCCGCGCGACGCTGCCCCGCCTCGACCCCGGAAAGCTGCCCGAGGCCGTGGACTTCGCCCGCCGCGCGGTGTGCGGGCTCCTCTCCGCCCGCCCCACGCTCGTGCACCGGCTGCCCACCACGGAGACCCGCCGGGGCGGGCCGTGGCCGTCGCCGCGCAGCTGGGACATGACGCTGAACCTGATCGCGTTCGCGACCGCCGCCGGATCCTCCCGGGACGTGCTGTCCTTGCTGGTCCGGGGGACGGTGGGGGACGGCCCGGGGCTGGAACTGCTGGCGAGCCTGGACCGGATGGACCTTCCGGACCCCGAGGACCTCCTCGCCGACCCGGCGGGAGCCGTCCTGCCCGAGCGCGGCGATCTCCGCCAGGCCGCGCTGGATGGGGTCGTCGCGGCGGTCCGTACCCGCCCGGACCGAACCCGCTGGGACGCGGCGTGGGCGTTGCTCGTCCGGGCGCTGGAGTCCGGAGCCCCGGATCTGGTGGTCGTCCCGGCGACCACCCTCGCAGCGTTGCGCCAGGAGGACTGGGACGTACCGGCCTCCATCGAACAGCTCGCGGGCGTCGTCTCCCTGTCCGGGCGCGCGGACCGGGCGGCCGCCCGGGTCACGGCGAAGGCGAAGGCGACGGCGGGCCGATGACGACGACGGACACGTCGAGCGCGCTCGACCTCGACAAACTCTTCGCCGCCCGCCTGCAGGCGGCCCGGGTCCGCCCCTACCTGGCGACCGCGCTGTTCGCCCTGCACACCGTGGAGTCACGGCAGGTCCCGACCATGGCGGTCGACCGGCACTGGCGGGTTTACGTCTCGCCGTCCTTCGTGGCCCGTACCCCGGTCGAGGAGTTGGCCGGGGTCTGGGTCCACGAGGTGTCGCACCTGCTGCGCGACCACCACGGCCGCAGCGACCGGGTCGCCCGCCAGCGCGGGCTGACCGGACCGGGGGAGCGGCTGCGGATGAACATCGCCGCCGACTGCGAGATCAACGACGACGTGTACGGCGACGGACTGGCCCGGCCGAAGGGCATCGTCTACCCGTCGACGCTGCACCTGCGCCCCGGCGAGCTGATGGAGGACTACCTGTACCAGTTCCGCCTCGGCACGCGCACCCAGAACCTC is a window from the Streptomyces sp. MMBL 11-1 genome containing:
- a CDS encoding AAA family ATPase, with amino-acid sequence MLMNTPSAVPSEAAPGAQLAVAEALMSLLRDTTTEPRPDVQLEALTLAVSADLPVLLWGEPGIGKTAALTQLAASLDLPLTTVIASVHEPSDFSGLPVVGDDPAEQGVPMAPPDWAVRLVRAGRGLLFLDELSTAPPAVQAALLRLVLERRIGALRLPPGVRIVAAANPRSSAADGWELSPPLANRFVHLQWTHDHEVVVRGLAGTWPRATLPRLDPGKLPEAVDFARRAVCGLLSARPTLVHRLPTTETRRGGPWPSPRSWDMTLNLIAFATAAGSSRDVLSLLVRGTVGDGPGLELLASLDRMDLPDPEDLLADPAGAVLPERGDLRQAALDGVVAAVRTRPDRTRWDAAWALLVRALESGAPDLVVVPATTLAALRQEDWDVPASIEQLAGVVSLSGRADRAAARVTAKAKATAGR